A genomic region of Photobacterium swingsii contains the following coding sequences:
- a CDS encoding carboxymuconolactone decarboxylase family protein translates to MRLAKKNKYSIFVRPLLWLQKRNFGAELNPSLLWGRRPPLFWLVAGFFGYLDRRHSPLSPVTRSLVCVRVSQLNDCEFCVDANGMRLAERCDSVEKIKALSQWQQNSALFTDEEIAVLHYVEAMTITGQKVTEDMLSDLQQWFNEDSLVELTALIAFQNLSAKFNTALDVPAQGFCSVPTTSALKSTATADEPDTSSAQQQEPPQSKS, encoded by the coding sequence GTGCGCCTCGCGAAAAAAAACAAATATTCAATCTTTGTCCGCCCATTACTTTGGCTACAAAAACGTAATTTCGGCGCAGAACTCAACCCGTCTTTACTTTGGGGACGCCGCCCGCCACTCTTTTGGTTGGTCGCTGGATTTTTTGGCTACCTAGATCGCCGCCATTCACCACTTTCACCGGTTACACGATCTTTGGTTTGTGTCCGCGTTTCACAACTAAACGATTGTGAATTTTGCGTCGATGCTAACGGAATGCGTCTAGCCGAGCGTTGCGATTCTGTTGAAAAGATCAAAGCCCTTTCTCAATGGCAACAAAACAGCGCCCTATTCACTGACGAAGAAATCGCAGTGCTGCATTATGTTGAAGCGATGACCATTACAGGGCAAAAAGTCACAGAAGACATGCTATCTGATCTACAGCAATGGTTTAACGAAGATAGCCTAGTAGAACTTACTGCCCTGATCGCCTTCCAAAACCTATCTGCCAAATTTAATACCGCGCTTGATGTACCTGCACAAGGGTTTTGCTCTGTGCCGACAACATCAGCACTTAAAAGCACCGCTACTGCCGATGAACCAGACACCTCATCGGCTCAGCAGCAAGAACCACCACAGAGTAAATCGTAG